One Mycolicibacterium sp. ND9-15 genomic window, GATTCGACGGTATCGGGAGCTGCCGACAATTCTGCTCGTCGGCTGCGCAGTCGCGGCGACGTCATCGGGATGACTAGACCCCCAGATGCGGCACTCCAGCCACTTGTCCGGCGTCGCAGATGAGATGACCAGGTGCGTACGCCGCGCACTCGTCGTCGATCGGGGAAAGATCCCAGGCATAGCCGGACATGGAGACTCCCGAACGTCGGGCCTCCGGACGGGAGGCGCTCTTGCCGACACCGGTTGGTGTCAGCCGCTTCGTCATCCGAGCCACCCACGACCGTGGGGTTGGCGTGTCGTCCAGTCGAAGTTTGGCGACGACATCTCGTGAAGCTGTGTTGAATACCGCGGCCTACCGACACATCCCAGCATCGGTTCGGCCGAGGATGTGCCGGCCCTTTTGGCGACTGTCAGCGATCAGGCAGCGGCGCGGCGGACGACGGCTCGCTCGGTCACGTGAGCATTTCGTCGTGTCCTCCTTCGGCCGCACCGTCGCCCGCAGACCGGTCATGACCGACGGCATGTCGGTCACTACCGGGATGCTTCGACCCGAGCGCAGCCGCGAGCAGGCGTAGCCTGCTGCAAGAGGTACTGGAGGTGCACGATGGCGGGATTGGCCGAACTTCCGCGTGACCTGGTGACGCTCGAAGAGTGGGATGCGCTTGAGCTCGACGAGGCGCGTCGCTGGGAACTCGTCGAGGGGGGCATCGTCATGACACCGCGGCCGCGTCCGCTTCACCAGGTCGTGTCAAGGAACCTTGCGCAGCTGATCCGAGAGAACTTGCCCGCCTCACTCGTCGTGCTACAGGAGGTGGAGGTCACCGTCGAGGCGCGCTTCCCGCCCACGGTGCGCGACCCCGACCTGATTGTGGTGAACCGCAGTGTGGTGGATCGCAATCCAGTGCGAGTGGACCCGTCGGATGTCGTACTCGTCATCGAGATCGTGTCACCTGGTTCACGTCGAACCGACCGGGTGATGAAGGCATACGAGTACGCGAAGGCCGGCATCGGCCACTACTGGATCGTCGATCTCGACGCCGACGCGGACGAGCGATTCCTCGCGCAGGCGCTCCGCGAGGAGACGTATGAACGCGTCGGGGCGCTCATCGGTGACCAGGTGCAAACCAAAGAACCGCTGTTCCTGAACTTCGCGCTCGGCGAGCTGACCAAGCCCTGAGCGCACTGCTCGCCAGCGCAGCTCGCCTGGACGCACCCAATCCGTCGAAGGGCGCGTGCCGTTCCTGGACCACCGTGTCGCCGAAGTCGCGGCTCGCGCGCCGGTGATCGGATTCAAGAATCTCAGCCGCGGTGACCACTTCACATCTGAACACGAGTGGCAGCTCCTAGCCGCTGCTCGGCCCAGCACCAATCTATCCGTTCCTGTTCGAGACGAACGCGATGTCCCAGGCGGTCCTCCACCAAGTCGGTGTAGAGATTCTGCTCGTCGAGCATCAGTCGGGTGAGAACCGATGTCGCCGGGCGTTCTTCGGTCACCCAACGGTCGCGATGGGAAAGCAGGGTGTCACGGTCCATCAGCACCGAGCGCGCCCCGGGTAACCATGCCCGCAAGCGATCGAGAATGGCGAATCCGTGGGTGTCGATGTCTCCCCAGTAGACGATGTCTGCGCCGGATAGCCAACCCAGCCGACCCACGCTGTCCACCTCAAATCCCCTACCCCAGAACACCACACCCTCTTCGGGCACGTCGGCGCTCAGATAGCTGATCTCGTTCTCGATGATCACCGCAACGCGTGGTTGCACGGAAAGCTCCGCTAGTTCTTCTGCACGCACCGCAAGCTCCGTGAGTGGGGCGGGCAGACCCAGCGACCGTGCGGGCCGCAGCCGAACCAGAGCAGGCTTTGACCGCAAGCCCAGATCGGCCAGAAATCCCGAGGCTGACGCCGAAACTCCCAGCATGCCTGCAAGATCCGATCGGTGTCGCTCGGCGAACTTGGTGTCGACCCCGAGCGCGCTGATCTGACGCAGGTACCGCTGCGACTGCCGATGGCCGTCGAGCCACTCGTAGGCCGCGATCAGCTGCGGCATCTGCGGCGACAACGCCAGCGCGCGATGCGGGTGTGCGACGATCCACTCCCGAAGGCGTGGATGCCGCTGCGTCAGAGCCAACAGTTCATCGAAACGACGGACGATCGCCGCCACTCCCAGCAGCGCCCACGCCTGTTCGTACGAGGAAACCATGGCGCGGACTGGCAGTCGATTGCGTCCAATCTGCCTGCCGCCGACGAACTTCCATTCCAACCCATATCGGGCGTCGTCACGACGACCGGCGTCGAGGGCCGCCACCCAGTCACGGACCGTAGCGACGTCGTCGCCGATCTGCACCGGTCTTGGGCCGCGCAGCGGCACTTCAATGGAATTGAGGGATTCACCGTCGGCGTAGCCCCGCAGCAAGGATCCGTCATCCCACCGGCGTCTGACCTTCGCGGCGATGTCCTGCGGCGTGGTCCACCCGTGGCTGACGACGCTCACGTTCGGGTCCCGTCACGTCGGTTCCGGTATTCCTCGATGGTCATGGTCTGCAGCCGTGAGTATGTGCCGGTCGGATTGTCCACGATGCCAATCGCCTTCACGTACGGCTCGATGACGTGAACCTTCTGCAGCGGCGTGACGATCAGCAGCTGCAGTCCGAGTGCCGCGAAGAGATCCAGCGCGTACCGCGTCGAGATATCCGAGCCGCGCCCGAATGCCTCGTCGATGACGGCGACGCGAAAGTCGCGTGACCGCTCGGCACCCCATTCGAGCCCGAACTGGTAGGCCAGCGACGCGGCCAAGATCGTGTAGGCCAGCTTCTCCTTCTGGCCGCCGGACTTTCCGTCTGAATCGCTGTAGTGCTCCCACTCGACGTCCGTGTCGAAGTCGCGTTCGGAAGCCGAAAACACGAACCAGTTGCGCACATCGGTGACCCGCCGGGTCCAGCTCTTGTCCGATTCGGCGTAGCCGTCGCGACCGCGGAAGCGCTCGATGATCCGCTTCACGTCGAGGAACCGCTGCTCGGAGTACTGGTCGCCGTCGACGGCCAGGGTGTCATTGGTCAAATTGCGCAAGTCCGAACGAAACTGCGCGACATCCTGATTGGTGGTGGGTTCCTTCTCCAACCGAATGAACCGGCCGGGGTTGTAGGGCACCGCGCCAAGCGCGTCGTTGATCCGGTCCACGCGCTCGTCGATCGCCGACGCCTGCCGGTTCAGCCAGTTGTTGAACCCCGCCAACTCCTGGATGGCGTTCGTATTGAGCTGGTCCTTGAACTCGCTTTCGAACCGCGGCAGATCATCGGTGGCGACCCGGTCGCGGAACGCCAGGAAGTCGCCACGAGCCTCGACATTGGCATCCATGTCTGCGCGCAGCTCAGGCCACCGGTTCAACACCGCGGCCATGTGCTGGCCCAGGTTCAGCCCATGGCCGTTGAGTTCGCGGGTGAGGCGCTCGATGCGCCGGTGCAGCTCGGCCGAAAGCGCCGTCTCGACCTCCGCGCAGTCCGAAGCGCGCTGGGGCCGGCTCGCCCCGAGGCGTTCGTCGAGGGCAGGGTACGACGCGCGGGCCGCTTCCATTTGCTCCTGCGTATGCGCGACGACGAACTCGTCGTCCCGGGTGCGGTCCTGCTGCGCGCGCAGCACCGCGGCCTGGGTGGTGGCCAGCGCGCCGGTGAGCTTTTTGATCAGTGCCGCTACGGCGGTCGCTTCCTCGGCGTTGCGCTCCAGCGCCCGGGTGATCTCCTCCAGGCGGGACGAACCGGCCTGCAGCCGGATCCGTTCGGCGTCATGGCTTTCGGCGCGCGACACGGCCTCGTCGACGTCAAGGTCGGCCCACGAGCGGAATCCCTCGACCCGAAGAAACGCATCCAGCCGATGCTGCAGCACTTCCCGCTGCTTGCCAAGCCTGGCCGCCGCGGCGTCCGCCTCCGCACGTTCTTGCTCGAGCTCGGCGAGTTCGGTGCGCAGCGCGGCGATCTTTCGTTCGTTGACCCAGCCCAGGACCCAGCGCCGCGGGTCGTCGACCCGGTGCCGGTCGTCCTTTTCGTGCCGGTCGCCGGAGCGCACCTGACCCTCGCGGGTGACCGCGCGGCGCTGGCTGCGGAACTCGTCGAGGGTTGCCGCGCAACGGAAGTCGGCCCGCTTCATCAGCTCGTTGCGGAGGTACTCGTCGAACGGACCCTCCCGCACGTCGATGCAGTCGGCCAGCAGCAGCCCGTCCTGCGCTGTCGGCTGCAGCCGAACCCGGTGCTGCGGAACCCGTTCGTACACCAGCTTGGCGCCGCGGCCGGCCACGGTGAGTCGTCGTGCGTTGACCCACGCGGTGACGGCGTCGTAGTGCCGCTGGGGCACCAGCAGCGAGAGCGCGAAGCCACGCAGCACGCGTTCCGCCGCGCCCCGCCAA contains:
- a CDS encoding Uma2 family endonuclease: MAGLAELPRDLVTLEEWDALELDEARRWELVEGGIVMTPRPRPLHQVVSRNLAQLIRENLPASLVVLQEVEVTVEARFPPTVRDPDLIVVNRSVVDRNPVRVDPSDVVLVIEIVSPGSRRTDRVMKAYEYAKAGIGHYWIVDLDADADERFLAQALREETYERVGALIGDQVQTKEPLFLNFALGELTKP
- a CDS encoding ATP-binding protein, yielding MSETLFSTAKFGDDHRAGYRLQYAEVYNWGTFDGQIWRFTPGTDTALLTGDIGSGKSTIVDALTTLLVPSHRAAYNKAAGADAKERTLRSYVEGHYKSERSEATGKSRPKGLRENKRTYSVILGVFRNHGYDETVTLAQVFQQRESTGQPYRFFLTATKELMIASDFADFGTDLRELRKRLRAAGAEIFDEFPTYATSLRRLLGIRSEQALELFHQTVSMKSVGNLNDFVRDHMLEPSDAGVRISHIIGHFDDLTKAHDAVKRAREQLEALQPIADTAAKYDAALAERDGLERERSAVRLFIAELRSEMLTDEIARLEADGAALWQQQDTAESEQRKLNHERESLIEERAKAGGDRIGELERLADEARTQAETRRAARTLFDAAVGDAGLEPVVDYEAFAAVATLVSTERPVLTAEKRDLDTATVDAIGSARECQRKCSVITEEIASLEQRTDNLPHEQVAVRAEMCAALGLTADDLPYAGELLDVHDEHADWRGAAERVLRGFALSLLVPQRHYDAVTAWVNARRLTVAGRGAKLVYERVPQHRVRLQPTAQDGLLLADCIDVREGPFDEYLRNELMKRADFRCAATLDEFRSQRRAVTREGQVRSGDRHEKDDRHRVDDPRRWVLGWVNERKIAALRTELAELEQERAEADAAAARLGKQREVLQHRLDAFLRVEGFRSWADLDVDEAVSRAESHDAERIRLQAGSSRLEEITRALERNAEEATAVAALIKKLTGALATTQAAVLRAQQDRTRDDEFVVAHTQEQMEAARASYPALDERLGASRPQRASDCAEVETALSAELHRRIERLTRELNGHGLNLGQHMAAVLNRWPELRADMDANVEARGDFLAFRDRVATDDLPRFESEFKDQLNTNAIQELAGFNNWLNRQASAIDERVDRINDALGAVPYNPGRFIRLEKEPTTNQDVAQFRSDLRNLTNDTLAVDGDQYSEQRFLDVKRIIERFRGRDGYAESDKSWTRRVTDVRNWFVFSASERDFDTDVEWEHYSDSDGKSGGQKEKLAYTILAASLAYQFGLEWGAERSRDFRVAVIDEAFGRGSDISTRYALDLFAALGLQLLIVTPLQKVHVIEPYVKAIGIVDNPTGTYSRLQTMTIEEYRNRRDGTRT
- a CDS encoding Wadjet anti-phage system protein JetD domain-containing protein is translated as MSVVSHGWTTPQDIAAKVRRRWDDGSLLRGYADGESLNSIEVPLRGPRPVQIGDDVATVRDWVAALDAGRRDDARYGLEWKFVGGRQIGRNRLPVRAMVSSYEQAWALLGVAAIVRRFDELLALTQRHPRLREWIVAHPHRALALSPQMPQLIAAYEWLDGHRQSQRYLRQISALGVDTKFAERHRSDLAGMLGVSASASGFLADLGLRSKPALVRLRPARSLGLPAPLTELAVRAEELAELSVQPRVAVIIENEISYLSADVPEEGVVFWGRGFEVDSVGRLGWLSGADIVYWGDIDTHGFAILDRLRAWLPGARSVLMDRDTLLSHRDRWVTEERPATSVLTRLMLDEQNLYTDLVEDRLGHRVRLEQERIDWCWAEQRLGAATRVQM